From Brevibacillus marinus, a single genomic window includes:
- a CDS encoding zf-HC2 domain-containing protein yields the protein MKCDEAQCMRSEYKANLLPELTRRRLEQHLQDCPSCRAQLEDWREDSRGNPAGAAEGPIHTPKKSIVDAVMSRILSEEKWAIPIGRRVFTVTARMRRAGVLAAMVLLVICSFVLYSHSDEEQLLTGPIVAPTKTEVIAASIEITSEQPEPSAAPVPPDSHQVASASGGIGYDFQPEEPGMRPNYGLVLGFFGILVTVLGMSWLTRA from the coding sequence ATGAAATGCGACGAAGCGCAATGTATGAGAAGTGAATATAAAGCGAACCTGCTTCCCGAGCTCACCCGGCGCCGGCTCGAGCAGCACCTGCAGGACTGCCCGTCGTGCAGGGCGCAGCTGGAGGACTGGCGGGAGGACAGCAGGGGCAATCCGGCGGGGGCGGCAGAGGGGCCGATTCACACTCCCAAGAAATCGATCGTCGATGCCGTCATGTCGCGGATTCTGTCGGAGGAAAAATGGGCCATTCCGATTGGCCGGCGGGTCTTCACCGTCACCGCGCGAATGCGCCGGGCAGGGGTGTTGGCGGCGATGGTCCTGCTGGTGATCTGCTCCTTCGTGCTGTACAGCCATTCAGATGAAGAGCAGTTGTTGACGGGACCGATTGTCGCACCGACCAAGACGGAAGTGATCGCCGCTTCCATCGAAATCACCTCCGAGCAACCAGAGCCTTCCGCCGCTCCGGTTCCGCCTGACAGCCATCAGGTTGCTTCCGCATCCGGCGGAATAGGCTACGATTTCCAACCGGAAGAGCCGGGCATGAGGCCGAATTACGGTTTGGTTTTGGGGTTTTTTGGCATACTGGTTACCGTACTGGGAATGAGTTGGTTGACACGCGCCTGA
- a CDS encoding RNA polymerase sigma factor → MSDSQLIREIKDGNIEWYAELISRYEKKIFTFVLHMLRQAHLEHMAEDICQETFYKAYRSIHSFRDVEATFSTWLYTIARNTVLSELRKSRNSDVYLEDTVQIPVASDERMPEQQLLRVEREVLVRQAINNLPEKQRSALILREYEQMEYNEIATILDLTVSSVKSLLFRARQSIKTQLESYMMDACLEEAEGMNKR, encoded by the coding sequence ATCTCCGACTCCCAACTGATACGCGAAATCAAGGATGGCAACATCGAATGGTATGCTGAATTGATCAGTCGTTATGAAAAGAAAATCTTCACATTTGTCCTGCACATGCTGCGACAGGCTCACCTGGAGCACATGGCGGAGGACATCTGCCAGGAGACGTTCTACAAAGCGTATCGCAGCATCCACTCCTTTCGCGATGTCGAAGCGACATTCTCCACGTGGTTGTATACGATCGCCAGAAATACGGTATTGAGCGAACTTAGGAAGAGCAGGAATTCTGACGTGTACCTGGAGGATACCGTGCAGATTCCGGTGGCTTCCGACGAGAGAATGCCGGAACAGCAGCTGCTCCGTGTGGAACGTGAGGTGTTGGTGCGCCAGGCAATCAACAACTTGCCTGAAAAACAGCGCTCGGCACTCATTTTGCGGGAATACGAACAGATGGAGTACAACGAGATTGCCACGATTCTCGATCTGACGGTCAGTTCCGTTAAATCCCTGCTGTTTCGGGCTCGCCAGAGTATCAAAACGCAGTTGGAGTCTTATATGATGGATGCTTGCCTGGAAGAAGCCGAAGGGATGAACAAACGATGA
- a CDS encoding amidohydrolase family protein, with the protein MAGRTVIIRGGTLVTAYGLEEADVWIEDGIIRQIGKETLPIRRTGSGRLTNIFDASGYYVLPGLISLAQLEPYELRHPAAYQRNIRRLIQRGVTSVLHTQRLESWMGPNQVRYRLTPHYNSSLDYGIRIGLDASLFTGTHVRMLRELGFRLFEVTLHRLPDLLQIDWDPLYQLAADGKLAFHLHIPQTAPLTRAERSDVTQLWTSDCLYGRIRTCIAAKGVPPQPRQSAELFYRVVQLEHSQLPAILGQLVRSWYSFLPVFCPIDQWRGRLQPSVPDPERLLQLLVRLASTNVAKAIGWYPRKGCLLPGADADLWLLKKAEWLTNFALSTMLNMSEVCLPDYVMSKGRWIYRQGTYFDLVGSGCYLSDMRPYNYVI; encoded by the coding sequence GTGGCTGGCCGAACGGTGATCATTCGCGGTGGGACCCTTGTAACGGCATACGGGCTGGAAGAGGCCGATGTATGGATTGAAGACGGCATCATTCGCCAGATCGGCAAGGAGACGCTGCCGATCCGCAGAACCGGCAGCGGCCGGTTGACGAACATCTTTGACGCCAGCGGGTATTACGTGCTGCCTGGTTTGATTTCCCTGGCCCAGCTGGAGCCGTACGAACTGCGGCATCCCGCAGCCTATCAACGGAATATCCGGCGGTTGATCCAACGAGGCGTGACGTCTGTCCTGCATACGCAGCGGCTGGAATCCTGGATGGGACCCAACCAGGTCCGCTACCGCCTCACACCTCATTACAACAGTTCCCTCGATTACGGGATTCGGATTGGTTTGGACGCCTCGCTGTTTACCGGAACCCATGTGCGCATGTTGCGAGAGCTGGGGTTTCGGCTGTTCGAGGTGACGCTGCATCGCTTGCCGGACCTGCTGCAAATTGACTGGGACCCGCTTTACCAACTGGCGGCGGACGGAAAGCTCGCGTTTCATCTGCATATTCCGCAAACGGCCCCGCTCACCCGCGCAGAGCGTTCCGACGTCACCCAACTGTGGACCTCCGATTGTCTGTACGGCCGCATCCGCACCTGCATTGCCGCTAAGGGAGTGCCGCCTCAGCCGCGGCAGTCGGCGGAGCTCTTTTATCGTGTCGTGCAGCTTGAGCACAGCCAACTGCCCGCGATCCTCGGCCAGCTGGTACGCAGTTGGTACAGCTTTTTGCCGGTTTTCTGCCCGATTGACCAATGGAGGGGGCGCCTGCAGCCGAGCGTGCCTGATCCGGAGCGGCTGCTGCAGCTGTTGGTTCGCCTCGCCTCGACAAATGTGGCAAAAGCGATCGGGTGGTATCCGCGCAAAGGGTGCCTGCTCCCGGGGGCCGATGCCGATCTGTGGCTGCTGAAAAAAGCAGAATGGTTGACAAATTTTGCTCTTTCCACTATGCTCAACATGAGTGAAGTGTGCCTACCGGACTACGTGATGTCGAAGGGTCGCTGGATTTATCGACAGGGTACATACTTTGACCTGGTAGGTTCCGGCTGTTATCTGTCCGATATGCGACCTTACAATTACGTGATTTGA